In a single window of the Panthera leo isolate Ple1 chromosome A1, P.leo_Ple1_pat1.1, whole genome shotgun sequence genome:
- the LOC122219201 gene encoding protocadherin gamma-A3-like has product MTKYLRFRHCRGLALLFVLLWTLCKTGSGQIHYSVQEELDKGSFVGNISKNLGLEPWELAERGVRIISRGRTQLFALNLRSGSLVTASRIDREELCAQSALCLVKFNVLVEDKLKIFEVEIEIKDINDNAPDFLAEKLEIKIGELAAPGTRFPLKTAFDPDVGMNSLQNYHLRPNDYFSLTVKHVSDGTKYPELVLERALDREQKKVHQLVLIASDGGNPVHSGNLYIQVIVLDANDNPPVFTQSEYQLSIQENLPVGTTLLTVNATDPDEGFNAQVSYILDKMPGKVAEIFYLNSVTGDISILKSLDYEDAMFYEIKIEAQDGPGLLSRAKILVTVLDVNDNAPEVTITSLTESVPEEATAGREIALINVHDRDSGQNGQVTVFVLGNVPFNLEKSIDQYYRLVTARSLDREQVSEYNITLRATDGGSPPLSTNIHITLHVADINDNPPAFSQASYSAYIPENNPRGASIFCVTAQDPDSIQNAHITFALTEDTIQGAPLSTYVSINSDTGVLYALRSFDYEQVRDLKLLVTASDSGDPPLSSNVSLSIFVLDQNDNAPEILYPALPTDGSTGVELAPRSAEPGYLVTKVVAVDRDSGQNAWLSYRLLKASEPGLFTVGLHTGEVRTARALMDRDALKQSLVVAVQDHGQPPLSATVTLTVAVADNIPDVLADLGSIRTATDPDDSDLTLYLVVAVAAVSCIFLAFVIVLLGLRLRRWHSSRLLQAAGVGLAGVPATHFVGVDGVRTFLQTYSQEVSLRADSRESHVIFPQPNYADTLLSGESCGKSESFLVSQDLLETKGDPNLLETTSERRC; this is encoded by the exons ATGACTAAATACCTGAGATTCAGACACTGCAGAGGATTGGCCCTGCTGTTTGTGCTTCTGTGGACGCTATGCAAGACTGGATCCGGGCAGATCCACTACTCTGTGCAAGAGGAACTGGACAAAGGTTCCTTTGTGGGCAACATCTCCAAGAACCTGGGATTGGAGCCCTGGGAGCTGGCGGAGCGTGGAGTCCGCATCATCTCTAGAGGTAGGACGCAGCTCTTTGCTCTGAACCTGCGAAGCGGCAGCTTGGTCACCGCAAGCAGGATAGACCGGGAGGAGCTCTGCGCTCAGAGCGCGCTGTGTCTTGTAAAATTTAACGTCCTTGTAGAAGAcaaattgaaaatttttgaagtagaaatagaaattaaagacatTAATGATAATGCTCCTGATTTTCTAGCAgagaaattggaaataaaaattggcGAACTAGCGGCTCCTGGAACTCGATTTCCACTTAAGACTGCATTTGACCCAGATGTGGGCATGAACTCCCTTCAGAACTACCATCTCCGCCCCAATGACTACTTTTCTCTGACTGTGAAGCATGTCTCTGATGGGACCAAGTACCCAGAGCTGGTGTTGGAGAGGGCTCTGGACCGTGAACAAAAGAAAGTTCATCAGCTTGTCCTCATTGCTTCTGATGGTGGGAATCCTGTCCACTCTGGCAACTTGTACATCCAAGTGATAGTTTTGGATGCAAATGACAACCCACCAGTATTTACTCAATCTGAGTATCAATTAAGTATTCAAGAGAACTTGCCAGTGGGTACCACACTGCTCACAGTGAATGCCACTGACCCTGATGAAGGATTCAATGCTCAAGTGTCCTATATTCTAGATAAAATGCCTGGGAAAGTCGCTGAGATTTTTTATCTCAATTCAGTGACTGGAGATATATCAATATTAAAAAGTCTAGATTATGAGGATGCTATGTTctatgaaattaaaattgaagCACAAGATGGACCTGGTCTCCTTTCAAGAGCTAAGATTTTAGTCACAGTTCTGGATGTGAATGACAATGCCCCAGAAGTAACAATCACTTCTCTCACTGAATCAGTCCCAGAAGAGGCTACTGCTGGAAGAGAAATTGCCCTTATCAATGTGCATGACCGAGATTCTGGGCAAAATGGACAAGTCACAGTTTTTGTCCTGGGAAATGTgccatttaatttagaaaaatcaatagaCCAGTATTACCGCTTAGTGACAGCCAGATCTCTGGATCGTGAACAGGTGTCTGAATATAACATCACTCTCAGAGCCACAGATGGAGGAAGCCCCCCACTGTCCACGAACATTCATATCACTCTGCATGTTGCAGACATCAATGACAACCCACCTGCTTTCAGTCAGGCCTCCTATTCGGCCTACATTCCTGAAAACAACCCCAGGGGAGCTTCCATCTTCTGTGTGACCGCCCAGGATCCCGACAGCATCCAGAACGCCCACATCACTTTCGCACTGACTGAGGATACCATCCAGGGGGCGCCTCTATCCACTTATGTCTCCATCAATTCCGACACCGGTGTCCTGTATGCTCTCCGTTCCTTTGACTACGAGCAGGTTAGAGACCTGAAGCTATTGGTGACAGCCAGTGACAGTGGGGACCCACCCCTCAGCAGCAATGTGTCACTGAGCATATTCGTGCTGGACCAGAACGACAATGCTCCAGAAATCCTGTATCCCGCTCTCCCCACTGATGGTTCCACAGGCGTGGAGCTGGCGCCCAGATCAGCAGAGCCCGGATACCTGGTGACCAAGGTGGTGGCGGTGGACAGAGACTCTGGCCAGAACGCCTGGCTGTCCTACCGTCTACTCAAGGCCAGCGAGCCAGGGCTCTTCACGGTGGGGCTGCACACGGGCGAGGTGCGCACTGCACGGGCCCTAATGGACAGAGATGCGCTCAAGCAAAGCCTAGTGGTGGCGGTGCAAGACCACGGCCAGCCCCCTCTCTCGGCCACCGTTACGCTCACCGTGGCCGTAGCTGACAACATCCCAGATGTCCTGGCCGATCTGGGCAGCATCAGGACCGCCACCGACCCAGACGATTCTGACCTCACACTGTACCTGGTGGTGGCGGTGGCTGCAGTCTCCTGCATCTTTCTGGCCTTTGTGATCGTGCTGCTGGGACTCAGGCTGAGGCGCTGGCACTCGTCCCGTCTGCTCCAGGCTGCGGGGGTTGGATTGGCTGGCGTGCCCGCCACGCACTTTGTGGGCGTGGATGGGGTGCGCACTTTCCTGCAGACCTATTCCCAGGAGGTCTCCCTCAGGGCGGACTCCCGGGAGAGTCACGTGATCTTCCCCCAGCCCAACTATGCCGACACGCTCCTCAGCGGAGAAAGCTGTGGGAAAAGCGAGTCTTTCCTGGTATCTCAAGATTTACTGGAAACGAAAGGAGACCCCAACCTACTCGAg ACAACCTCCGAGCGCCGCTGTTGA
- the LOC122219189 gene encoding protocadherin gamma-B1-like — translation MQRSSRKAKWMKIQVLFLFLLSLLWGTISQHIQYTIPEELAKGLRVGNVAKDLKLSVQELPARKLRVSAENFFSVSAESGDLLVNGRIDREEICGRKSECALEFEMVAENPMNVFHVIVTIQDINDNAPRFIAKGIDLEICESALPGVKFPLDSAQDADVESNSLKIYTINPNEHFSLTTKGSPDGSKYPELLLEKPLDREQQSSYQLILTAIDGGDPPLSGTTQIQIQVTDANDNAPLFSQDTYRVNIQENVPWGTSVLQVMATDQDQGVNAEITYAFLNAPTSTSLLFNLNPNTGDITTNGTLDFEETSRYMLSVEAKDGGVHTAHCNVQIEIVDENDNAPEVTLMSFSNQIPEDSDIGTVIALFKVRDRDSGENGLVRCYIQEEVPFKLESTSKNYYKLVIDNALDREQMAEYNVTITATDKGKPSLSSSTGVTLHISDVNDNAPVFHQASYVVRVMENNPPGVSIAQVSASDPDLGPNGRVSYSIVASDLEPRALASYVSVSAQSGVVFAQRAFDHEQLRAFELTVQARDQGSPALSANVSLRVLVGDRNDNAPRVLYPALGPDGSALFDTVPRAAQPGYLVTKVVAVDADSGHNAWLSYHVLQASEPGLFSLGLRTGEVRTARALGDRDAARQRLLVAVRDGGQPPLSATATLHLVFADSLQEVLPDVSDRPEPSDPQAELQFYLVVALALISVLFLLAVILAVALRLRGSPSPAAWGCFQSGLRSKSGPGVLPDYSEGTLPYSYDLCVASQSAKTEFNFSNLKPEMTPPQDLLCEDPCMDVCARSEDPQIAYDSSFASHVSFCKHAFILNCA, via the coding sequence atgcaaagaagCTCCAGAAAAGCCAAATGGATGAAAATTCAGGTACTGTTTCTCTTCCTGCTGTCTTTGTTGTGGGGGACTATCTCCCAGCACATCCAGTACACAATTCCGGAGGAGCTGGCTAAAGGCTTGCGAGTGGGGAACGTCGCCAAGGACTTGAAGCTCAGTGTCCAGGAGTTGCCAGCTCGAAAACTGCGGGTTAGTGCAGAGAATTTCTTCAGTGTGAGTGCAGAGAGTGGGGATTTGTTAGTGAACGGTAGGATAGATCGAGAGGAAATTTGTGGGAGGAAATCCGAGTGTGCACTAGAATTTGAAATGGTCGCTGAAAATCCCATGAATGTTTTCCATGTGATTGTTACAATCCAAGATATTAACGACAATGCACCACGTTTCATTGCAAAAGGCATTGACTTGGAGATCTGCGAGTCAGCCTTACCAGGTGTAAAATTCCCTCTGGATTCTGCACAAGATGCAGATGTAGAAAGTAACTCCCTGAAGATATACACTATCAACCCCAATGAACATTTCTCCCTGACAACGAAGGGAAGTCCTGATGGGAGTAAATACCCAGAATTACTGCTGGAAAAACCTCTGGACAGAGAACAGCAGAGTTCCTACCAGTTAATCCTGACTGCCATAGATGGTGGAGACCCTCCGTTAAGTGGAACCACCCAGATCCAGATTCAGGTCACCGATGCCAATGATAATGCTCCATTGTTCAGCCAGGACACATACAGAGTTAACATCCAAGAAAACGTGCCCTGGGGGACTTCTGTGTTGCAAGTGATGGCCACCGACCAGGACCAGGGCGTTAATGCAGAGATTACCtatgccttcctcaatgccccaACAAGTACCAGCCTTCTCTTCAATCTCAACCCAAATACTGGTGACATTACAACCAATGGTACATTGGACTTTGAAGAGACAAGTAGATATATGTTGAGTGTAGAGGCCAAGGATGGAGGGGTACACACCGCTCACTGTAATGTTCAGATTGAAATTGTTGATGAGAATGACAATGCCCCAGAGGTCACGTTGATGTCCTTTTCTAACCAGATTCCCGAGGACTCAGACATTGGAACCGTAATAGCTCTCTTTAAAGTGAGAGACCGAGACTCTGGGGAAAATGGACTGGTGAGGTGCTATATTCAGGAAGAAGTTCCCTTCAAATTAGAATCCACCTCCAAGAATTATTACAAGTTGGTGATTGACAATGCCTTAGATAGGGAGCAGATGGCAGAGTACAATGTCACCATCACAGCCACTGACAAGGGCAAGCCATCCCTATCCTCCAGTACAGGCGTCACCCTGCATATCAGCGATGTCAACGACAACGCGCCGGTTTTCCACCAGGCCTCCTATGTGGTCCGCGTGATGGAGAACAACCCTCCAGGAGTCTCCATCGCCCAAGTCAGCGCCTCCGACCCCGACCTGGGACCCAACGGCCGCGTCTCCTACTCCATCGTGGCCAGCGACCTGGAGCCGCGGGCGCTGGCGTCCTACGTGTCCGTGAGCGCGCAGAGCGGCGTGGTGTTTGCGCAGCGCGCCTTCGACCACGAGCAGCTGCGCGCCTTCGAGCTGACGGTGCAGGCCCGCGACCAGGGCTCGCCCGCGCTCAGCGCCAACGTGAGCCTGCGCGTGTTGGTGGGCGACCGCAACGACAACGCGCCTAGGGTGCTGTACCCGGCGCTGGGACCCGACGGCTCGGCGCTCTTCGACACGGTGCCGCGCGCCGCGCAGCCCGGCTACCTGGTCACCAAGGTGGTGGCGGTGGACGCCGACTCGGGACACAATGCGTGGCTGTCGTACCACGTGCTGCAGGCCAGCGAGCCCGGACTCTTCAGCCTGGGGCTGCGCACGGGCGAGGTGCGCACTGCGCGTGCTTTGGGCGACAGGGACGCGGCCCGCCAGCGCCTGCTGGTCGCCGTGCGGGACGGGGGACAGCCGCCCCTCTCTGCCACCGCCACGCTGCACCTGGTTTTCGCCGACAGCCTGCAAGAAGTACTGCCGGATGTCAGCGACCGCCCGGAGCCCTCTGACCCCCAGGCCGAGTTGCAGTTTTACCTGGTGGTGGCTTTGGCCTTGATCTCGGTGCTCTTCCTCCTTGCGGTGATTCTGGCGGTGGCCCTGCGCCTGCGcggctcccccagccctgctgcctggGGCTGCTTTCAGTCAGGCCTCCGTTCCAAATCTGGACCTGGGGTTCTCCCCGATTACAGTGAGGGGACTTTGCCTTATTCCTACGATCTGTGCGTTGCCTCACAATCAGCCAAAACAGAGTTTAATTTTTCCAACCTGAAACCAGAAATGACTCCGCCTCAGGATCTTCTTTGTGAAGATCCTTGTATGGATGTATGTGCCCGCAGTGAAGACCCCCAAATCGCTTATGACTCGTCTTTTGCCTCTCACGTGAGTTTCTGCAAACATGCTTTTATTCTCAATTGtgcataa
- the LOC122219179 gene encoding protocadherin gamma-A2-like — protein MLIPTDPEEYRGIKLDAGSCLGEKIAAEEMAALQKLLQRGRLDRLYFLLVVLWEARAGQMHYSVPEEIDKGSFVGDIAKDLGLEPLTLAERGVRIVSRGRTQLFALNPRSGSLVTAGRIDREALCAQSAQCLVNFNILLEDKFNIYSVEVEITDINDNAPRFGVDELELKISESTTPGFRIPLKSAHDADVGENTLQKYELNPNDHFSLVVRSGVDGNKYPELVLELALDREEKAVHHLVLVALDGGSPVRSGTSRIHVTVLDVNDNAPIFTQPEYRVSVPESMPIGTRILTVTATDTDEGYNAQVAYFKEKNPGETSEIFELESTSGDITIIKSLDYEDAKVHEIDIEAQDGPGLLTRTKVIVTVLDVNDNAPEFYMTSSTSSIPEGSPPGTIIALFNVHDRDSGQNAFITCSLPENLPFKLERSVDNYHRLVTTRALDREQFSSYNVTVTAKDGGKPSLSTDAYITLQVADINDNPPTFPHMSYSAYIPENNPRGASIISVVAHDPDSDDNAHITYSLTEDTLQDAPLSSYISINSDTGILYALRSFDYEQFQDLHLRLTAWDNGNPPLSSNVSLSIFVLDQNDNAPEILYPALPTDGSTGVELAPRSAEPGYLVTKVVAVDRDSGQNAWLSYRLLKASEPGLFTVGLHTGEVRTARALLDRDALKQSLVVVVQDHGQPPLSATVTLTVAVADNIPDVLADLGSTRTPADPNDSDLTLYLVVAVAAVSCVFLAFVIVLLGLRLRRWHSSRLLQASGGGLVGVPASHFVGVDGVRAFLQTYSHEVSLTADSGESHVIFPQPNYADMLLSQESCEKKDFLSSPQSLLEDKGEETSQGAVNH, from the exons ATGCTGATCCCCACAGACCCTGAGGAATACAGAGGAATAAAACTGGATGCTGGAAGTTGCCTGGGAGAAAAGATTGCAGCAGAAGAAATGGCGGCTCTGCAAAAGTTATTACAACGCGGAAGGCTTGATCGGCTGTATTTTCTTTTGGTGGTTTTGTGGGAGGCCAGAGCTGGACAGATGCACTATTCTGTGCCAGAAGAGATTGACAAAGGCTCCTTCGTGGGCGACATCGCCAAGGACCTGGGGCTGGAGCCCCTGACACTGGCAGAGCGTGGAGTCCGCATCGTCTCCAGAGGTAGGACGCAGCTCTTTGCTCTGAACCCGCGAAGCGGCAGTTTGGTTACCGCAGGCAGGATAGACCGAGAGGCGCTCTGTGCTCAGAGCGCGCAGTGCCTGGTGAATTTTAACATACTCCTGGAagacaaatttaatatttattcagtagAAGTGGAAATAACAGATATTAACGATAATGCCCCTCGCTTTGGAGTAGATGAACTAGAGCTAAAAATCAGTGAAAGCACTACGCCAGGATTCCGAATTCCTCTAAAGAGTGCGCACGATGCAGACGTAGGAGAAAACACCCTTCAGAAGTACGAACTGAACCCAAATGACCACTTTTCCCTGGTTGTGCGAAGCGGAGTGGATGGGAACAAGTACCCTGAGCTGGTGCTGGAGCTCGCCCTGGACCGCGAAGAGAAGGCTGTTCACCACCTCGTCCTTGTGGCTTTGGATGGGGGCAGCCCGGTCCGATCTGGCACCTCCCGCATCCACGTGACTGTCCTGGATGTGAACGACAACGCACCTATATTTACACAGCCTGAGTACCGTGTAAGTGTTCCTGAGAGTATGCCCATAGGTACCCGGATACTCACAGTCACCGCCACTGACACAGATGAGGGATACAATGCCCAAGTCgcatattttaaagagaaaaatcctgGAGAAACCTCAGAGATATTTGAGCTTGAGTCGACATCTGGAGATATAACAATCATAAAGAGTCTAGATTATGAAGATGCCAAAGTCCATGAAATTGATATTGAAGCTCAGGATGGTCCGGGCCTTCTGACCAGAACAAAGGTTATTGTGACTGTTCTGGATGTGAATGACAATGCCCCAGAATTTTACATGACATCTTCTACCAGTTCAATTCCTGAAGGCTCTCCTCCAGGAACCATAATTGCACTTTTTAATGTACATGACAGAGACTCTGGGCAGAATGCATTTATCACATGTTCACTCCCAGAGAACCTTCCTTTCAAGTTAGAAAGATCAGTGGACAATTACCACCGACTGGTTACAACCAGAGCCCTTGACAGGGAACAGTTTTCCTCTTACAATGTCACTGTGACTGCTAAAGATGGAGGGAAACCATCTCTGTCCACGGATGCTTACATTACACTGCAGGTGGCAGACATTAATGACAACCCACCAACCTTCCCTCACATGTCCTACTCTGCCTACATTCCTGAAAACAATCCCAGGGGTGCTTCCATCATTTCTGTGGTGGCCCATGACCCTGACAGTGACGATAATGCCCATATAACTTACTCTTTGACTGAAGACACTCTTCAGGATGCACCCCTGTCCTCTTACATCTCCATCAACTCTGACACTGGCATCCTGTATGCATTGCGCTCCTTTGACTATGAGCAGTTCCAGGATTTGCACCTGAGGTTGACTGCATGGGACAATGGGAACCCACCCCTCAGCAGCAACGTGTCACTGAGCATATTCGTGCTGGACCAGAATGACAACGCACCAGAAATCCTGTACCCCGCCCTCCCCACCGACGGTTCCACAGGCGTGGAGCTGGCTCCCCGATCCGCAGAGCCCGGCTACCTGGTGACCAAGGTGGTGGCGGTGGACAGAGACTCTGGCCAGAACGCCTGGCTGTCCTACCGTCTGCTCAAGGCCAGCGAGCCAGGGCTTTTTACGGTGGGGCTGCACACGGGCGAGGTGCGCACTGCACGGGCCCTGCTGGACAGAGATGCGCTCAAGCAGagcctggtggtggtggtgcaggACCATGGCCAGCCCCCTCTCTCGGCCACCGTCACGCTCACCGTGGCCGTAGCTGACAACATCCCAGACGTCCTGGCCGATCTGGGCAGCACCAGGACCCCCGCCGACCCAAATGATTCTGACCTCACACTGTACCTGGTAGTGGCGGTGGCCGCAGTCTCCTGCGTCTTCCTCGCCTTTGTGATCGTGCTGCTGGGACTCAGGCTGAGGCGCTGGCACTCATCCCGTCTGCTCCAGGCTTCAGGAGGCGGGCTGGTGGGCGTGCCCGCCTCTCACTTTGTGGGCGTGGACGGGGTGCGGGCTTTCCTGCAGACCTATTCCCACGAGGTTTCCCTCACCGCGGACTCCGGGGAGAGTCACGTGATCTTCCCCCAGCCCAACTATGCCGACATGCTTCTCAGCCAGGAGAGCTGTGAGAAAAAGGATTTTCTATCATCACCTCAGTCTTTACTTGAAGACAAGGGAGAAGAAACATCCCAG GGTGCAGTAAACCATTAG
- the LOC122200462 gene encoding protocadherin gamma-A4-like: MAAPPYRPDCSRLVRICVLLGALWEIQAEQIRYSVPEELDKGSYVGNIAKDLGLEPRELSERGVRIISRGRTHLFALNPRSGSLVTAGKIDREELCERSPKCVVSLEILLEDKVKIFGVEVEIIDVNDNAPNFGIEQREIKVAENENPGTRFPLPEAFDPDVGVNSLQGYQLSSNVHFSLDVQSGVDGIKYPELVLELALDREEEAVHHLLLTAFDGGDLVRSGTVKIHVTLMDTNDNAPVFTQPEYHVNVPENVPVGYWLLTVKATDPDEGANGEVTYSFRKVSDKMSQLFQLNSLTGDITIVGDLDYEDSGFYDIDVEAHDGPGLRARSKVLVTVLDVNDNAPEVTVTSLTSSIQETSSPGTVIALFNVHDSDSGENGLVTCSILDNLPFTLEKTYGNYHRLSTQRTLDREEVSEYNITVTSTDHGTPPLSTETHISLHVADINDNPPTFPHASYSAYIPENNPRGASILSMSAQDPDSIENARVTYSLAEDTLHGMPLSFYVSINSDTGVLYALCSFDYEQVRDLQLLVTASDSGDPPLSSNVSLSIFVLDQNDNSPEILYPALPTDGSIGVELAPRSAEPGYLVTKVVAVDRDSGQNAWLSYRLLKASEPGLFTVGLHTGEVRTARALLDRDALKQSLVVAVQDHGQPPLSATVTLTVAVAESIPEVLADLSSLKPSAYADDSSLTLYLVVAVATVSCVFLAFVIVLLALRLRRWHTSRQLQAAGVGLAGVPASHFVGMDGVRAFLQTYSQEVSLRADSRESHVIFPQPNYADTLLSQESCGKSEPLLITQDLLETKGDPGSHQVSQSCHTKT, translated from the coding sequence ATGGCGGCTCCTCCTTATCGGCCAGACTGCAGCCGGCTGGTCAGGATCTGCGTTCTCCTGGGGGCTCTGTGGGAAATACAGGCGGAACAGATACGATACTCGGTGCCTGAGGAGCTGGACAAAGGCTCTTATGTGGGCAACATCGCCAAGGACCTGGGACTGGAGCCCCGGGAACTGTCAGAGCGGGGAGTCCGCATCATCTCCAGAGGTAGGACGCATCTCTTTGCTCTGAACCCTCGAAGTGGCAGCTTGGTCACCGCGGGTAAGATAGACCGGGAAGAGCTCTGTGAGAGATCTCCAAAGTGTGTAGTAAGCCTGGAGATTCTTCTGGAGGACAAAGTGAAGATTTTTGGAGTAGAAGTGGAAATAATCGATGTTAATGATAATGCACCCAACTTTGGGATAgagcaaagggaaataaaagtcgCTGAAAATGAAAATCCTGGGACAAGATTTCCTCTTCCTGAAGCTTTTGATCCAGATGTAGGGGTCAACTCCCTGCAGGGTTACCAGCTCAGTTCAAATGTTCACTTCTCCCTAGACGTGCAAAGTGGAGTGGATGGCATTAAGTACCCTGAGCTGGTGCTGGAGCTTGCCCTAGATAGAGAAGAAGAGGCGGTTCACCACCTCCTCCTCACCGCCTTTGATGGAGGCGACCTGGTTCGCTCTGGCACTGTCAAGATTCATGTAACTCTTATGGATACCAACGACAATGCTCCTGTATTTACTCAGCCAGAGTACCACGTGAATGTTCCGGAGAATGTGCCAGTGGGCTACTGGCTACTCACTGTAAAGGCCACTGATCCAGATGAAGGAGCCAATGGAGAAGTAACATATTCTTTCCGCAAAGTGAGTGATAAAATGTCCCAACTATTCCAGTTGAATTCTTTGACTGGGGACATAACAATAGTGGGGGATCTAGATTATGAAGACTCTGGATTCTATGATATAGATGTAGAAGCCCATGATGGACCTGGTCTCCGAGCCAGAAGTAAAGTTCTGGTGACAGTTCTGGATGTAAATGACAATGCTCCAGAAGTCACAGTTACATCTCTCACCAGCTCTATCCAAGAAACTTCTTCCCCAGGTACAGTAATTGCACTTTTCAATGTGCATGACAGTGATTCAGGAGAGAATGGCCTTGTCACATGTTCTATTCTGGATAATCTGCCATTCACACTTGAAAAGACCTATGGAAATTATCATCGTCTGTCGACACAAAGAACACTGGATAGGGAAGAAGTCTCAGAATATAACATCACAGTAACTTCCACTGATCATGGAACTCCACCACTGTCTACAGAAACTCACATCTCATTGCATGTGGCAGACATCAACGACAACCCACCTACTTTCCCTCATGCTTCCTACTCTGCCTACATTCCTGAAAACAACCCTAGAGGAGCTTCCATTTTATCCATGTCTGCCCAGGACCCTGACAGCATTGAGAATGCCAGAGTAACTTACTCCTTAGCTGAGGACACACTGCACGGGATGCCTCTCTCCTTCTATGTTTCCATCAACTCTGATACTGGTGTCCTGTATGCATTGTGCTCCTTTGACTATGAGCAGGTTAGAGACCTGCAACTACTAGTGACAGCCAGCGACAGTGGGGACCCTCCACTCAGCAGCAATGTGTCCTTGAGTATTTTTGTTCTGGATCAGAACGACAATTCCCCTGAAATCCTGTACCCTGCTCTCCCCACTGACGGTTCCATAGGCGTGGAGCTGGCACCCCGATCAGCAGAGCCTGGCTACCTGGTGACCAAGGTGGTGGCAGTGGACAGAGACTCTGGCCAGAACGCCTGGCTGTCCTACCGTCTACTCAAGGCCAGCGAGCCAGGGCTCTTCACGGTGGGGCTGCACACGGGCGAGGTGCGCACTGCACGGGCCCTGCTGGACAGAGATGCGCTCAAGCAGAGTCTGGTGGTGGCGGTGCAGGACCACGGCCAACCCCCTCTCTCAGCCACTGTCACACTCACAGTGGCGGTGGCTGAAAGCATTCCAGAAGTCCTGGCTGACCTGAGCAGCCTCAAGCCCTCAGCCTATGCTGATGACTCTAGCCTCACGCTGTACCTGGTGGTGGCGGTGGCCACAGTTTCCTGTGTCTTCCTTGCCTTTGTCATTGTTCTGCTGGCGCTCAGGCTGAGGCGCTGGCACACTTCGCGTCAGCTCCAGGCTGCGGGGGTCGGATTGGCTGGAGTGCCAGCCTCGCACTTTGTGGGCATGGATGGGGTGCGAGCTTTCCTGCAGACCTATTCCCAGGAGGTCTCCCTCAGGGCAGACTCCAGGGAGAGTCATGTGATCTTCCCCCAGCCCAACTATGCCGACACGCTCCTCAGCCAGGAGAGCTGTGGGAAAAGCGAGCCTCTTCTCATAACTCAGGATTTACTTGAAACAAAAGGAGACCCTGGTTCTCATCAGGTGAGTCAATCTTGCCACACCAAAACATAG